One segment of Mycolicibacterium baixiangningiae DNA contains the following:
- a CDS encoding cupin domain-containing protein, translating to MAHCSFPRLTEGTGGEVLDVLGPTVEFLNVSHGQYEQFCLMRAVVPPGATVPLHSHDDVEAFYIVSGAQEVLAPGEDGLQWRVARAGDFVYLAGGALHAHRNVSDEDAVDLIITTPRMGAFFREIGVPIDEVGWHTPQQRLGVFVETALRYGMRLGTPEENAAVGIELPAG from the coding sequence ATGGCTCACTGCTCCTTTCCCCGCCTCACCGAGGGCACCGGCGGCGAAGTGCTCGACGTCCTCGGTCCGACCGTGGAATTCCTCAATGTGTCGCACGGGCAGTACGAACAGTTCTGCCTGATGCGCGCCGTGGTACCGCCCGGCGCGACGGTACCTCTGCACAGTCATGACGATGTCGAGGCGTTCTACATCGTGTCCGGTGCCCAGGAGGTGTTGGCACCCGGGGAAGACGGACTGCAGTGGCGGGTCGCGCGCGCCGGTGACTTCGTATACCTCGCGGGCGGCGCCCTGCACGCCCACCGAAACGTCTCAGACGAGGATGCCGTCGACCTGATCATCACCACTCCCCGGATGGGTGCGTTCTTCCGCGAGATCGGTGTCCCTATCGACGAAGTCGGATGGCACACACCGCAGCAACGGTTGGGCGTTTTCGTCGAGACAGCTTTGCGGTACGGGATGCGGCTGGGCACACCCGAAGAGAATGCGGCCGTCGGAATCGAGCTCCCGGCCGGTTGA
- a CDS encoding sigma-70 family RNA polymerase sigma factor, whose product MTGNRHDAEDLVQETLAKAFTRYDRYCEENKLRAWLFRIMFTTWIDTYRAGRSRPTEVLTGEFSDGQIAGRHPQRILRLCSAEDQVLDALPDDDTADALRRLPQNFRAVVYLADVHGYPIAEIAGLLGTPIGTVSSRLHRGRAKLRLLLADTAGTRGFDIPA is encoded by the coding sequence ATGACCGGAAATCGGCACGACGCGGAAGACCTCGTGCAGGAGACCCTGGCGAAGGCCTTCACCAGGTACGACAGGTATTGCGAAGAGAACAAGCTGCGGGCGTGGCTGTTCCGGATCATGTTCACCACGTGGATCGACACGTACCGCGCCGGCCGGTCCCGGCCGACCGAAGTGCTGACCGGAGAGTTCTCCGACGGCCAGATCGCGGGTCGCCATCCGCAGCGCATACTGCGCCTTTGTTCGGCGGAGGACCAGGTGCTCGACGCGCTGCCCGACGACGACACCGCTGATGCGCTACGCCGACTGCCGCAGAACTTCCGGGCTGTTGTCTACCTTGCCGATGTCCACGGTTATCCCATCGCGGAGATCGCCGGTCTGCTCGGCACACCGATTGGGACGGTGTCGTCCCGGCTCCATCGCGGGCGCGCGAAGCTGCGCCTGCTGCTTGCCGACACTGCCGGCACACGAGGATTTGACATCCCCGCCTGA
- a CDS encoding SDR family NAD(P)-dependent oxidoreductase, producing MEYVVLITGASSGFGRLSAEALARAGHTVYASMRGTTGHNVAQVAAMSEFARVNGADLRTVELDVGSQQSADAAVEHVIGEVGHIDVVVHNAGHMSYGPAEAFSPQQLAALYDVNVLGAQRVNKAILPHLRANRRGLVLWMSSSSVAGGTPPYLGPYFAAKAAFDALAVSYARELTLWGIETSIVVPGAFTNGTNHFAHAARPDDPGVVDAYEAGPYAGYAERVQKAFDAIVPANADAAAVAEAVVAVVEAPIGSRPFRVHVDPTQDGADVGFAVLDRLKAEMLHRTGLSELLRAAN from the coding sequence ATGGAATATGTCGTTTTGATCACCGGTGCCTCGAGTGGCTTCGGACGGCTTTCCGCCGAGGCGCTGGCCAGAGCCGGACACACCGTCTATGCCTCGATGCGCGGCACCACCGGACACAACGTGGCACAGGTGGCCGCCATGTCGGAGTTCGCCCGAGTCAACGGGGCGGACCTGCGCACGGTCGAGCTGGACGTGGGGTCTCAGCAGTCGGCCGATGCGGCTGTCGAACACGTCATCGGGGAGGTAGGCCACATCGACGTCGTGGTGCACAACGCCGGCCACATGTCATACGGACCGGCCGAGGCCTTCAGCCCGCAGCAGCTTGCGGCGCTCTACGACGTGAATGTGCTTGGTGCACAACGTGTCAACAAGGCGATTCTGCCCCATCTGCGGGCGAACCGACGCGGGCTGGTGTTGTGGATGTCGAGTAGCAGCGTCGCCGGTGGAACGCCGCCTTACCTCGGTCCCTACTTCGCCGCGAAGGCGGCTTTCGACGCACTGGCAGTCTCCTACGCCCGGGAACTCACACTGTGGGGCATCGAGACGTCGATCGTTGTACCGGGTGCTTTCACCAACGGCACCAACCACTTCGCCCATGCCGCGCGTCCGGACGATCCAGGGGTGGTCGATGCGTATGAGGCCGGTCCATACGCCGGATACGCCGAGCGCGTTCAGAAAGCCTTCGACGCGATCGTACCTGCGAACGCCGATGCTGCCGCGGTCGCCGAAGCGGTCGTCGCCGTAGTGGAAGCACCGATCGGGTCGCGGCCTTTCCGCGTACACGTCGACCCCACCCAGGACGGCGCGGACGTCGGGTTCGCGGTGCTGGATCGGCTGAAGGCCGAAATGCTCCACCGCACCGGGCTGAGTGAACTCCTGCGCGCGGCGAACTGA
- a CDS encoding SDR family oxidoreductase produces the protein MKISGNTIFIPGSTSGIGLALALALQARGNTVIVGGRRVEELEKITTEHPELGAVAIDTTDPASIQRAAAQTLTEYPDLNVVIAMAGIMRIEDWHHPDTFLDTATAVVETNVLGPIRLIAAFIEHLQQQPDSTIVTVSSGLAFAPLRVTPAYNASKAAIHMLSESIRLQLADTSVKVVELVPPPVRTRLMPGQETSEFAMPLDDFVGEVLALLEAEPEAREILVDRVKFLRYGEARGDYDDVVVQLNAADPHGK, from the coding sequence GTGAAGATCTCCGGTAACACCATCTTCATCCCCGGCTCCACCAGCGGTATCGGATTGGCGCTCGCCCTCGCCCTGCAAGCCAGGGGCAACACCGTCATCGTCGGTGGACGGCGCGTCGAGGAACTGGAGAAGATCACCACCGAGCACCCCGAACTGGGCGCGGTCGCCATCGACACGACCGACCCCGCCAGCATCCAGCGGGCCGCGGCCCAAACGCTCACCGAGTATCCCGATCTCAACGTGGTGATCGCCATGGCCGGCATCATGCGGATCGAAGACTGGCATCACCCCGACACCTTCCTCGATACCGCCACGGCCGTAGTCGAGACGAACGTGCTCGGACCCATCCGGCTGATCGCGGCGTTCATCGAGCATCTTCAGCAGCAGCCGGACTCGACCATCGTCACCGTGTCGTCGGGACTGGCGTTCGCACCGTTGCGGGTCACCCCCGCCTACAACGCCTCCAAGGCGGCAATTCACATGCTCAGCGAATCGATCCGGTTGCAGCTGGCCGACACCAGCGTCAAGGTCGTCGAACTCGTGCCGCCCCCGGTGCGGACCCGCCTGATGCCGGGTCAGGAGACAAGCGAGTTCGCCATGCCGCTCGACGACTTCGTCGGTGAAGTCCTCGCGCTCCTCGAAGCAGAACCTGAAGCCCGCGAAATCCTCGTCGATCGCGTGAAGTTCCTGCGCTACGGCGAGGCGCGGGGGGACTACGACGACGTCGTCGTGCAGCTCAACGCTGCCGACCCACACGGGAAGTGA
- a CDS encoding catalase, protein MRAGKLTTVAGAPVVDNNNVATAGPRGPMLLQDVWFLEKLAHFDREVIPERRMHAKGSGAYGTFTVTNDITQYTRAKLFSEVGMQTQLFVRFSTVAGERGAAEATRDIRGFAVKFYTEEGNWDLVGNNTPVFFHRDPLKFTDLNHVVKRDPRTNLHSPRNNWDWWSLLPESLHQVTITMSDRGIPKSYRHMHGFGSHTYSFVNAEGVRNWVKFHHVCQQGIEFLTDAEAEALVGRDRESHQRDLYESIEHGEFPRWKLFVQIMSEYEAAALPYNPFDLTKVWPHGAHPLIEVGVWELNRNPDNYFAEVEQAAFSPARIVPGIGFSPDKMLQGRLFSYNDAQNYRLGVNHHQIPVNAARCPVHAYHRDGAMRVDGNYGGTLPYEPNSYGEWQEQPGYGHPPEELGFVAAGHWNHRDDDDAYFTQPRALFRLMTADEQDRLFANTARAMRGVPHEIQQRWISLCGRADPAYGAGVARAIEELERRDVPLLAGSTSDGQYPPADGSQQ, encoded by the coding sequence CTGCGCGCCGGAAAACTCACCACCGTCGCCGGGGCGCCGGTGGTCGACAACAACAACGTGGCGACCGCCGGGCCCCGGGGACCGATGCTGCTGCAGGACGTCTGGTTCCTCGAGAAGCTCGCACACTTCGACCGCGAGGTGATCCCCGAACGGCGGATGCACGCAAAGGGTTCCGGGGCATACGGCACCTTCACCGTCACCAACGACATCACGCAATACACCCGCGCCAAGTTGTTCTCGGAGGTGGGGATGCAGACCCAACTCTTCGTCAGGTTCTCCACGGTGGCAGGTGAACGTGGCGCCGCAGAGGCCACCCGGGACATCCGTGGTTTCGCGGTGAAGTTCTACACCGAGGAGGGCAACTGGGACCTGGTCGGCAACAACACCCCGGTGTTCTTCCACCGCGACCCGCTCAAGTTCACCGACCTCAACCATGTCGTCAAGCGGGACCCCCGCACCAATCTGCACAGCCCGCGGAACAACTGGGACTGGTGGAGTCTGCTGCCCGAGTCCCTGCACCAGGTCACCATCACGATGAGCGACCGCGGCATCCCGAAGTCCTACCGCCACATGCACGGATTCGGTTCACACACGTACAGCTTCGTCAACGCTGAGGGAGTTCGGAACTGGGTGAAGTTCCACCACGTCTGCCAGCAGGGTATCGAGTTCCTGACCGACGCCGAGGCGGAGGCGCTCGTAGGCAGGGACCGTGAGAGTCACCAGCGGGATCTGTACGAGTCGATCGAACACGGCGAGTTCCCGCGTTGGAAGTTGTTCGTGCAGATCATGTCCGAGTACGAGGCGGCGGCGCTGCCCTACAACCCGTTCGACCTCACGAAGGTCTGGCCGCACGGCGCCCACCCCCTCATCGAAGTCGGTGTATGGGAACTCAACCGCAACCCGGACAACTACTTCGCCGAGGTCGAGCAGGCAGCCTTCTCACCCGCGCGAATCGTCCCCGGCATCGGATTCTCGCCGGACAAGATGCTTCAGGGACGACTGTTTTCCTACAACGACGCCCAGAACTACCGGTTGGGCGTCAACCATCATCAGATACCGGTCAACGCGGCCCGTTGCCCCGTGCACGCCTACCACCGTGACGGCGCCATGCGCGTCGACGGCAACTACGGCGGCACGCTGCCCTATGAACCCAACAGCTACGGCGAGTGGCAGGAACAGCCGGGCTACGGTCATCCGCCGGAAGAGCTCGGCTTCGTCGCCGCAGGGCACTGGAATCACCGCGACGACGACGATGCCTACTTCACGCAACCGCGCGCCCTGTTCCGCCTGATGACCGCCGACGAACAGGACCGCCTGTTCGCCAACACCGCCCGCGCCATGCGAGGCGTCCCCCACGAGATCCAGCAGCGGTGGATTTCCCTCTGCGGCCGAGCCGATCCCGCGTACGGCGCCGGCGTGGCGCGGGCGATCGAAGAGCTCGAGAGAAGGGATGTACCCCTGCTAGCCGGTAGTACTTCTGACGGGCAGTACCCCCCTGCGGATGGCAGTCAGCAATGA
- a CDS encoding ATP-binding protein: MVNPRRLVGRQREQQELVRLLADARGGHSRVVVLRGDAGVGKTSLLEYLLARAADFRALRIGGSESEMELAYAGLHQLCAPLLGRLDRLPAPQQRALRVALGLADGDPPDRLMVGLAVLTLLAGVSSERPTLCLVDDAQWVDAASLQALAFVARRVIADHIVIVFAACKRREDRLLSDLPELQIRGLDDHDARMLLDRSLPGQLDEQVRENIIAEARGNPLALLELHRVLSPAELAGGFGLAEADQLTNRLERGFGQQVTELSPQTKTLLLLAASDPTGDPRWLRGAAEVLGIPESAADTAEAAELISIGTRVRFRHPLIRSAVYRSASPSERRRVHRALADVIDGPASDEHRAWHLGHAATGPDEQVAEHLERSAEQARSRSGIAAGAAFLEFAADLTPDPHRRAQRALAAARAKLDAGAPESAAQLLIRAPHPTDDERLSTRIDRVRARCALATGHVGDAISRLAVSARRVRDLDPVLARDIYLEALTAAVLAGRSASTETSAMTVGLAARASAPVVKPARAVDLMLDALIARVVDGYVVAAPLLKRAVDAFLDLDATEVAEPWFYGVITRVTVDLLDFEALYAIAERQLAALRAAGALGSLARALDLLAVADIFRGRFPEAAAALSEAEAIATAIGGHDEHPAVALLAAFRGQETLSHELTAAITEDAAIAPGQGFFVGAAWFSLAVLHNSLGHYTEALSACEQAMENADFVIGGLTLPEMVEAATRCGEHAAASSALARLIERADAGGTRTALGLAARSRALSSDGPAAEAEYLTALAHLEESPAAVYLARTQLVYGEWLRRQGRRVDARTQLRTSLDAFTAMGADGFAGRARRELEATGETVRKRGATVPVELTTQESHITQLARRGHTNSEIAAHLFISPRTVEWHMGKIFTKLGVTSRKELRSMALPVE; encoded by the coding sequence ATGGTCAATCCGCGCCGTTTGGTGGGCCGGCAGCGCGAACAGCAGGAGCTGGTGCGACTGCTTGCCGACGCGCGGGGTGGGCACAGCAGGGTGGTCGTCCTCCGTGGAGATGCCGGTGTCGGAAAAACTTCGCTGCTGGAGTACCTCCTGGCCCGCGCCGCGGACTTCCGAGCACTCCGTATCGGAGGCTCCGAATCCGAGATGGAACTGGCCTACGCCGGACTGCACCAGTTGTGTGCGCCGCTACTCGGCCGGCTCGACCGACTGCCCGCGCCACAGCAGCGGGCATTGCGGGTGGCCCTCGGTCTGGCCGACGGCGACCCGCCGGACCGGTTGATGGTCGGGCTTGCGGTCCTCACCCTGCTTGCCGGGGTATCCAGTGAGCGGCCCACGCTCTGCCTGGTCGACGATGCGCAGTGGGTCGACGCGGCGTCACTGCAAGCGCTGGCGTTCGTGGCGAGGCGAGTGATCGCCGACCACATCGTGATCGTCTTCGCCGCGTGTAAACGGAGGGAGGATCGTCTCCTGTCCGATCTTCCCGAACTCCAGATCCGCGGGCTCGACGACCACGACGCGCGCATGTTGCTCGACCGAAGTCTGCCGGGCCAGCTCGACGAACAGGTACGCGAGAACATCATCGCCGAGGCCCGCGGTAACCCGTTGGCGCTTCTGGAATTACACCGCGTGCTCTCCCCGGCCGAGTTGGCCGGTGGCTTCGGCTTGGCCGAAGCTGACCAGCTGACCAACCGTCTCGAGCGAGGCTTCGGCCAACAGGTTACGGAACTCTCGCCACAGACCAAGACGCTGCTGTTGCTCGCCGCGTCGGACCCCACCGGTGACCCGCGTTGGCTGCGCGGAGCCGCCGAAGTCCTCGGCATCCCGGAAAGCGCAGCCGATACGGCCGAAGCCGCCGAGCTCATCTCGATCGGCACCCGCGTGCGCTTTCGGCATCCGCTGATCCGGTCGGCCGTGTATCGCAGTGCCTCACCATCGGAGAGACGACGCGTTCATCGAGCGCTGGCCGACGTCATCGATGGACCGGCGTCCGATGAGCACCGCGCGTGGCACCTCGGACATGCCGCGACCGGACCCGACGAGCAGGTCGCCGAACATCTCGAGCGTTCGGCGGAGCAGGCCCGCAGCCGCAGCGGTATCGCGGCAGGCGCGGCCTTCCTGGAGTTCGCGGCCGATCTGACCCCGGACCCGCACCGCCGTGCCCAGCGTGCGCTCGCGGCCGCACGGGCGAAGCTGGACGCCGGCGCACCGGAATCCGCAGCCCAGCTCCTCATCCGAGCCCCGCACCCCACCGACGATGAACGGCTGAGCACCAGGATCGATCGTGTGCGCGCCAGATGCGCGCTCGCGACGGGCCACGTGGGCGACGCGATCTCTCGTCTGGCGGTAAGCGCCCGGCGCGTGCGCGATCTCGACCCGGTCCTCGCCCGAGACATCTACCTGGAGGCACTCACAGCGGCCGTGCTGGCCGGGCGGTCGGCATCAACAGAGACGTCGGCCATGACCGTGGGCTTGGCGGCCCGGGCGAGTGCGCCGGTCGTGAAACCGGCGCGAGCCGTGGACCTCATGCTGGACGCCCTGATCGCCAGGGTCGTCGACGGCTACGTCGTCGCCGCGCCGTTGCTCAAACGAGCAGTGGACGCATTTCTCGATCTGGATGCGACCGAGGTGGCCGAACCGTGGTTCTACGGCGTGATCACCCGGGTCACTGTCGATCTGCTCGACTTCGAGGCGCTTTACGCGATCGCTGAACGTCAGCTCGCCGCGCTCCGCGCAGCGGGAGCGCTGGGCTCCCTCGCGCGTGCCCTCGACCTCCTCGCAGTGGCCGACATCTTCCGTGGGCGCTTCCCGGAGGCGGCCGCGGCGCTTTCGGAGGCTGAGGCGATCGCCACCGCGATCGGCGGCCACGACGAGCACCCCGCCGTCGCGCTGCTGGCCGCGTTCCGTGGTCAGGAGACACTCAGCCATGAGTTGACCGCCGCGATCACCGAAGACGCAGCGATTGCGCCGGGCCAAGGGTTCTTCGTCGGCGCCGCATGGTTCTCGCTAGCGGTGCTGCACAACAGCCTCGGCCACTACACCGAGGCGCTTTCGGCATGTGAACAAGCGATGGAGAACGCCGATTTCGTCATCGGCGGGCTGACGTTGCCGGAGATGGTCGAGGCCGCGACACGTTGTGGCGAGCATGCGGCGGCCAGCTCCGCGCTGGCCCGGCTGATCGAACGCGCGGATGCCGGCGGGACCCGCACCGCACTGGGCCTGGCGGCTCGGTCGCGCGCGCTGAGCAGTGACGGGCCTGCTGCGGAGGCCGAGTACCTCACCGCGCTGGCACACCTCGAGGAGAGTCCCGCCGCGGTGTACCTGGCGCGGACCCAACTCGTGTACGGCGAATGGCTACGCCGACAGGGGCGCCGGGTAGATGCCCGGACCCAACTGCGCACATCGCTAGACGCTTTCACCGCCATGGGTGCCGACGGCTTCGCCGGGCGCGCACGCCGGGAGTTGGAGGCCACCGGGGAGACGGTGCGCAAGCGCGGCGCCACCGTTCCCGTCGAGCTCACGACCCAGGAAAGCCACATCACTCAACTGGCCCGCCGGGGCCACACCAATTCCGAGATCGCCGCGCACCTGTTCATCAGCCCCCGCACCGTGGAGTGGCACATGGGCAAGATCTTCACGAAGCTCGGCGTCACTTCGCGCAAGGAGCTTCGCAGCATGGCGCTGCCCGTCGAGTGA
- a CDS encoding ATP-binding protein: MSAQPELLGRHREQETLSRLIDGARQSRSGALVIRGEAGIGKTALLTSALTRATHMRHLCVSGVEYESELAYSGVQQVCQPLTGQFGDLLPPQRDALLVVLGLSDGDAPDRFRVALAVLTLLGEAARTTPIVCAIDDAQWLDKASLQVFGFVARRLAADPVVMIFAARPFDSDSELAGLPEMWLERLDDRAARALLARSLPGRVDERTQAGILAEAAGNPLALLELHRVLTPAELAGGYGWAKARLPAERVESVYSRLLPGLPEPTRTLLLIAASEPAGQPMDVWATAALLGVGVDAAGPAEEAGLLTIGRRIQFRHPLVRSAIYQSASQDERRSVHRALAEVMVGRGEESRRAWHRAHAAAEPDESVAHDLEASADQARARGGAAAAAAFLSAAAELSPDRAECGRRAVAAARDMLDAGAPDAALQLLAHAESAADLDGIHVEVLRSEIAFATRRGGDAPIHLLACAERLAPVDVALSRQTYLKAMMASIFSARLSGADAADPAAIATACAAAPAPTAAPGAADLLLTGLVKRFTAGYGEAAPVLRRALRVFRDEAAAGTADAQWYGLAGRVALDLWEQADWAAIAQQQIDLLRRGGVLTLLPVALAHRAGVSVHSGRFAEADGFIEEAQAISAAIGVPSPGYIEPVLAAFRGQPERTMELVDAGIASATARGEGRVIPLVGYAAGVLHNTFGDYGAALAATKWAVDYDDLGMCGYGLLERVEAGALGGDTAAAHQALDQLLERTAATGTEMALGMAARSQALLANDGCAEELFIASITHLKRCDVDVLLARVHLLYGEWLRDRGRQDAAATQLRRAHGIFSRMRADGFAGRARRGLSDLGQAMPVPDTGLADELSRQELTIARMARSGQTNTEIAAQLFISPRTVEWHMTRIFGKLSITSRHGLRAALTDTA, from the coding sequence GTGTCCGCTCAGCCCGAACTCCTCGGCCGCCACCGTGAGCAGGAGACGTTGTCCCGGCTCATCGACGGCGCCCGGCAGAGTCGAAGCGGTGCGCTGGTCATCCGGGGCGAGGCCGGGATCGGGAAGACCGCTCTGCTCACCTCCGCGCTGACACGCGCCACCCATATGCGACACCTCTGTGTCAGCGGTGTCGAATACGAGTCGGAATTGGCGTACTCCGGTGTGCAACAAGTCTGCCAGCCGTTGACGGGTCAGTTCGGGGACCTTCTGCCGCCGCAGCGAGACGCGCTGCTCGTCGTCCTGGGGCTCAGCGACGGGGATGCGCCCGACCGGTTCCGCGTCGCGCTGGCCGTGCTGACCCTGCTCGGCGAGGCGGCCCGAACCACGCCCATCGTGTGCGCCATCGACGACGCGCAGTGGCTGGACAAGGCCTCCCTGCAGGTGTTCGGATTCGTGGCGCGGCGGCTGGCCGCGGACCCTGTCGTGATGATCTTCGCCGCGCGGCCGTTCGACAGTGACAGCGAACTGGCCGGCCTTCCGGAGATGTGGTTGGAGCGGCTGGACGACCGCGCCGCCCGTGCGCTGCTGGCCAGATCACTGCCCGGTCGCGTCGATGAGCGGACACAGGCCGGCATTCTCGCCGAAGCAGCAGGGAATCCGTTGGCGCTCTTGGAGCTTCACCGCGTACTGACGCCGGCAGAGCTCGCAGGGGGTTACGGGTGGGCCAAGGCGCGCCTTCCCGCCGAACGCGTCGAGTCGGTGTACTCCAGACTCCTACCCGGGCTGCCAGAGCCGACACGGACCCTGCTGTTGATCGCGGCGTCGGAGCCTGCGGGCCAGCCCATGGACGTGTGGGCGACCGCCGCCCTGCTGGGAGTCGGCGTTGACGCCGCCGGCCCCGCCGAAGAGGCCGGTTTGTTGACGATCGGCAGGCGAATCCAGTTCCGCCACCCCTTGGTTCGGTCCGCCATCTACCAGAGCGCTTCGCAGGACGAACGGCGCAGCGTGCACCGGGCACTGGCCGAAGTGATGGTCGGCCGCGGCGAGGAGTCCCGCCGCGCATGGCATCGCGCCCATGCCGCAGCCGAACCAGACGAATCCGTCGCGCATGACCTGGAGGCGTCGGCCGACCAGGCCAGGGCACGTGGCGGCGCCGCAGCGGCGGCCGCCTTCCTGTCGGCCGCGGCAGAGTTGTCCCCTGACCGAGCCGAATGTGGGCGACGCGCCGTCGCCGCGGCCCGTGACATGCTCGACGCCGGGGCACCCGACGCCGCCCTGCAACTGCTCGCCCACGCCGAATCCGCGGCGGACCTCGACGGCATCCACGTCGAGGTACTCCGGTCTGAGATCGCCTTCGCGACGCGCCGCGGCGGCGACGCCCCGATCCACCTGCTCGCCTGCGCCGAACGGCTCGCACCGGTCGACGTCGCACTGTCGCGGCAGACCTACCTCAAGGCGATGATGGCGTCGATCTTCTCGGCCCGGCTCTCGGGTGCGGACGCTGCGGATCCGGCCGCGATCGCGACGGCGTGTGCCGCCGCACCCGCGCCCACCGCGGCGCCGGGCGCCGCGGATCTCCTGTTGACCGGCTTGGTGAAGCGGTTCACCGCCGGCTACGGCGAGGCCGCGCCCGTGTTGCGGCGGGCGTTGCGCGTGTTCCGTGACGAAGCGGCCGCGGGTACGGCCGATGCGCAGTGGTACGGGCTCGCCGGACGCGTCGCACTGGACCTCTGGGAACAAGCCGACTGGGCGGCGATCGCGCAGCAGCAGATCGACCTACTCCGCCGCGGCGGCGTCCTCACGCTGCTTCCCGTAGCACTCGCCCACCGCGCCGGAGTGTCTGTGCACAGCGGTCGGTTCGCCGAAGCGGATGGCTTCATCGAAGAGGCACAGGCGATCTCCGCGGCGATAGGCGTGCCGTCGCCCGGGTACATCGAACCGGTGCTCGCCGCATTCCGCGGGCAACCGGAGCGCACCATGGAACTGGTGGATGCCGGCATCGCCAGCGCGACCGCACGCGGAGAAGGACGGGTCATCCCCCTGGTCGGATACGCCGCAGGCGTGCTGCACAACACCTTCGGCGATTACGGCGCGGCTCTGGCGGCTACCAAGTGGGCAGTCGACTACGACGATCTCGGAATGTGCGGTTACGGCCTACTGGAACGGGTCGAGGCCGGTGCGCTCGGCGGCGATACGGCGGCTGCGCACCAGGCGCTTGATCAGCTGCTCGAACGCACCGCCGCGACCGGCACCGAGATGGCGCTGGGGATGGCAGCTCGCTCGCAGGCACTGCTCGCGAACGACGGCTGCGCGGAGGAGCTGTTCATCGCGTCGATCACCCACTTGAAGCGCTGCGACGTCGACGTGCTGCTCGCCCGGGTCCACCTGCTGTACGGCGAGTGGTTGCGCGACCGGGGCAGGCAGGATGCCGCGGCCACCCAGTTACGGCGCGCCCACGGCATCTTCAGCAGAATGCGTGCCGACGGCTTCGCCGGCCGGGCGCGGCGCGGATTGTCCGATCTCGGCCAGGCCATGCCGGTGCCGGACACCGGGTTGGCCGACGAGTTGAGCCGACAGGAACTCACCATCGCCCGCATGGCGCGCAGCGGTCAGACCAACACCGAGATCGCCGCCCAACTGTTCATCAGTCCACGGACCGTTGAGTGGCATATGACCAGGATCTTCGGCAAGCTGAGTATCACGTCACGGCACGGCCTCCGCGCCGCCCTGACGGATACCGCATAA
- a CDS encoding HD domain-containing protein has translation MTQSIAGVLIPDSVLVREATEFVRDVTDDLVFHHSRRVFLWGSLQGARRGLVPDPELLYVGAMFHDLGLTDEYGSTDQRFELDGADAARTFLIGHGVSHEEAMRVWLGIALHTTPGIPDRLEPDVALVTAGVETDVLGLGLDALTSAEIQEVIAAHPRVDFKAGILRAFHNGMKRRPDTTFGTMNDDVLAHFDPSFARTDFVSLITRNVLPG, from the coding sequence ATGACCCAGTCAATTGCCGGTGTACTGATCCCGGATTCCGTATTGGTGCGCGAGGCCACGGAGTTCGTTCGCGACGTCACCGACGATCTGGTGTTCCACCATTCCCGGCGCGTGTTCCTCTGGGGAAGCCTGCAGGGAGCGCGCCGCGGCCTGGTCCCCGACCCGGAACTGCTCTACGTCGGCGCGATGTTTCACGACCTCGGACTGACCGACGAGTACGGCAGCACCGACCAGCGATTCGAACTGGACGGGGCAGACGCGGCGCGAACCTTCCTAATCGGCCACGGTGTGTCCCATGAGGAGGCCATGAGGGTTTGGCTCGGCATCGCCTTACACACCACCCCGGGCATTCCGGACCGCTTGGAACCGGATGTGGCTTTGGTGACCGCAGGCGTCGAGACCGATGTCCTCGGTCTCGGCCTGGACGCGCTCACCTCGGCGGAGATCCAGGAGGTCATCGCCGCCCATCCGCGCGTCGACTTCAAGGCCGGCATCCTGCGCGCGTTTCACAACGGCATGAAGCGGCGGCCGGACACCACGTTCGGCACGATGAACGACGACGTGCTCGCCCACTTCGACCCTTCCTTCGCCCGTACCGACTTCGTCAGCCTGATCACGCGCAATGTCCTACCGGGCTGA